A window from Acidimicrobiia bacterium encodes these proteins:
- a CDS encoding L,D-transpeptidase family protein, whose protein sequence is MTAGRQRRTTGALVLALVVLPALVAGCGSGSSRSSRAPTTTTVPALLRNVPEPIADIAYLLQDELTRLGYHVGHLDSGFTARATRAIEEFQRSKGLPANGAFDQATAVALRTATGRQQPTIVRGLQTVLTELGYYHGTIDGNYGPATTAAVRALQRDRHVDTPNTGDVAATLVAMVDAWRSKHLLAPTVAAPPDESGLLQAGDTGPAVTQVQQRLTTLGYRPGPADGVFGAQTTGAGTAFEKHEGLPRDGVVGSAVRARLRSPTGAGPRSTSPQPHIEVDLDRQIAFVVVPGQPVTILDVSTGSGRSYTEPGSSAQQVAYTPTGPYTVYRAVAAPVVAPLGTLYKPLYFLQGWAMHGEAIVPPYPGSHGCVRTHDWDQDWLFPQVPVGTPITIYGTNPGGATRPANAGAGY, encoded by the coding sequence CGCTCGTGCTCGCGCTCGTCGTGCTCCCGGCCCTCGTCGCAGGGTGCGGGAGCGGGTCGTCGCGCTCGTCCCGCGCGCCCACGACGACCACGGTCCCCGCGCTGCTGCGCAACGTGCCGGAGCCGATCGCCGACATCGCGTACCTGCTGCAGGACGAGCTCACGCGCCTCGGCTACCACGTCGGCCATCTCGACAGCGGCTTCACCGCGCGCGCGACACGCGCGATCGAGGAGTTCCAGCGATCGAAGGGCCTGCCCGCGAACGGCGCGTTCGACCAGGCGACCGCGGTCGCGCTCCGCACCGCGACCGGTCGCCAGCAGCCGACGATCGTGCGCGGCCTGCAGACCGTCCTCACCGAGCTCGGCTACTACCACGGCACGATCGACGGGAACTACGGGCCCGCGACCACCGCCGCGGTGCGCGCGTTGCAGCGCGACCGTCACGTCGACACGCCGAACACGGGTGACGTCGCCGCGACGCTCGTCGCGATGGTCGACGCGTGGCGGTCGAAGCACCTGCTCGCGCCGACGGTCGCGGCGCCGCCCGACGAGTCCGGTCTGCTGCAGGCCGGCGACACCGGGCCCGCGGTGACGCAGGTCCAGCAACGGCTCACGACGCTCGGCTACCGACCCGGCCCGGCCGACGGCGTGTTCGGCGCGCAGACGACCGGCGCGGGCACGGCGTTCGAGAAGCACGAGGGCCTGCCCCGTGACGGCGTGGTCGGCTCCGCGGTACGCGCGCGCCTCCGATCGCCGACCGGCGCGGGGCCGCGCAGCACGTCGCCGCAGCCGCACATCGAGGTCGACCTCGATCGGCAGATCGCGTTCGTCGTCGTGCCGGGCCAGCCGGTCACGATCCTCGACGTCTCGACGGGCAGCGGCCGCTCCTACACGGAGCCGGGCTCGTCGGCCCAGCAGGTCGCGTACACCCCGACCGGCCCCTACACCGTGTACCGGGCCGTCGCCGCGCCGGTCGTGGCGCCGCTCGGCACGCTGTACAAGCCGCTGTACTTCCTGCAGGGCTGGGCGATGCACGGCGAGGCGATCGTCCCGCCGTATCCCGGGAGCCACGGCTGCGTCCGCACCCACGACTGGGACCAGGACTGGCTGTTCCCGCAGGTCCCGGTGGGCACGCCGATCACGATCTACGGCACCAACCCGGGCGGCGCCACGCGGCCTGCCAACGCCGGCGCGGGGTACTGA
- a CDS encoding glycosyltransferase family 2 protein produces the protein MQQPSSTMPAPEPVSTLPTPTPPRTTGPIERGLLYFVLAAVIVAICAYKSMSVRDITRAPAWVIYSLVVLVYILSRFVLGAMYHPKLPRGMGDADLPVMAIVVPAYNEERDIQATLHACVSVDYPADKLRVVVVDDCSTDGTLRAIREFERGHPELVVLPQAVNQGKRAAMAVGVRWARDADVFVFIDSDSQIEPSALRKLARYFADPRVGAVAGHTDVANRDVNFLTRMQAVRYYVAFRVYKSAEALFSSVTCCSGCFSGYRREAVDRVLDKWLNQTFLGEPSTYGDDRSLTNFLLRDWRVLYAPDAHAYTVVPETMKKFLRQQMRWKKSWIRESIRACTFMWRKHPIVSSSFYLGIFLPLIAPQIVLKSLVFDPYVQGTLPYWYVGGILAMALLYGLYYRVYRRERLWYHGVLFALFYTAVLVWQFPLALATMRDSKWGTR, from the coding sequence ATGCAGCAGCCGTCGAGCACGATGCCCGCGCCCGAACCGGTCTCGACCCTGCCCACACCGACACCACCCCGCACGACCGGACCGATCGAACGCGGCCTGCTCTACTTCGTGCTCGCCGCGGTGATCGTCGCGATCTGCGCGTACAAGTCGATGTCGGTCCGCGACATCACACGCGCGCCGGCATGGGTGATCTACAGCCTCGTCGTGCTCGTCTACATCCTGTCCCGGTTCGTCCTCGGCGCGATGTACCACCCAAAGCTGCCACGGGGGATGGGCGACGCCGACCTGCCCGTGATGGCGATCGTCGTCCCGGCGTACAACGAAGAGCGCGACATCCAGGCGACGCTGCATGCCTGCGTGTCGGTGGACTACCCGGCCGACAAGCTGCGTGTCGTCGTCGTCGACGACTGCTCGACCGACGGGACGCTGCGCGCGATCCGCGAGTTCGAGCGTGGGCACCCGGAGCTCGTCGTCCTCCCGCAGGCCGTCAACCAAGGCAAGCGTGCGGCCATGGCCGTCGGCGTGCGGTGGGCGCGCGACGCGGACGTGTTCGTGTTCATCGACTCCGACTCGCAGATCGAGCCGTCCGCGCTGCGCAAGCTGGCTCGCTACTTCGCCGATCCGCGCGTCGGCGCCGTGGCCGGCCACACGGACGTCGCGAACCGCGACGTGAACTTCCTGACCCGGATGCAGGCCGTCCGCTACTACGTCGCGTTCCGCGTCTACAAGTCCGCCGAGGCGCTGTTCTCGTCGGTGACGTGCTGCTCGGGCTGCTTCTCGGGGTACCGGCGCGAGGCCGTCGACCGCGTCCTCGACAAGTGGCTGAACCAGACGTTCCTGGGCGAGCCCAGCACCTACGGCGACGACCGCAGCCTGACCAACTTCCTGCTCCGCGACTGGCGCGTCCTCTACGCGCCGGACGCGCACGCGTACACGGTCGTCCCCGAGACGATGAAGAAGTTCCTGCGCCAGCAGATGCGGTGGAAGAAGAGCTGGATCCGCGAGTCGATCCGGGCGTGCACGTTCATGTGGCGCAAGCACCCGATCGTGTCGTCGTCGTTCTACCTCGGGATCTTCCTCCCGCTGATCGCGCCGCAGATCGTGTTGAAGTCGCTCGTGTTCGACCCGTACGTGCAGGGGACGCTGCCGTACTGGTACGTCGGCGGCATCCTCGCGATGGCCCTGCTCTACGGGCTCTACTACCGCGTCTACCGGCGTGAACGGCTCTGGTACCACGGCGTGCTGTTCGCGTTGTTCTACACCGCCGTGCTCGTGTGGCAGTTCCCGCTCGCGCTCGCCACGATGCGCGACTCGAAGTGGGGGACGAGGTGA